A stretch of Enterobacter cloacae complex sp. ECNIH7 DNA encodes these proteins:
- a CDS encoding DksA/TraR family C4-type zinc finger protein yields MASGWANDDAVNEQINSTIEDAVARARGEIPRGESLTECEECGEPIPEARRKAIPGVRLCITCQQQKDSKNASHSGYNRRGSKDSQLR; encoded by the coding sequence ATGGCTTCCGGCTGGGCAAATGACGACGCTGTTAACGAACAGATCAACAGTACTATTGAAGATGCGGTTGCGCGTGCCCGCGGTGAAATTCCGCGCGGTGAAAGCCTAACGGAATGCGAAGAATGCGGAGAACCCATTCCGGAGGCGCGCCGAAAAGCCATTCCCGGCGTACGGCTTTGCATCACGTGCCAGCAGCAGAAAGATTCAAAAAATGCATCACACTCAGGATATAATCGCAGAGGTTCGAAAGACAGCCAGTTACGTTGA